Within the Solwaraspora sp. WMMA2056 genome, the region TGACCGCGGTCACCCTGGCCCGGACCGACTGGGAACTGCGCGGCCACATCGGCGCCGCGCTGCACCTCGGGATGACGCGGGAGAAGATCGTCGAAGTCATCATTCAGCTCGCCTACTACGGTGGCTGGCCGGTCGCGAACAACGGTCTGCGCGTCGCCCAGGAGGTCTTCGCCGAGCTGGACGGTGCCACCGACGGGGAGGACCGACCATGACCGGTGTACCGTCCCCTCTCGACCCGGCGGAGAAGGTCGACCTGTGGCGCCAGCGGTTCTTCGAGGCCCAGGCCGCCGCTGAGGAGTTCATCCTGGCGGCGTACGGTGACGACGGGCTCGCCGCCTGGATTCAGGCGAACTCCCGCATCACCGCGGACCTGCTGCGGGCGCAACGGCCCGCCGGGGTGTCCACCACCGATCACTTCATGGACCGGCTGCAGCGTCAGTTGCTGCTGTACGACTCGGCGGTGGTAACTGAGCCCGCGCCCTCGGGCACCGTTCTGCGCAACGCCGACTGCGGGATTCTGCGCTACCGCAAACGGGCCGCCCGTGCCGGCGTCGTCCTGACGTTCTCGTCACCGTGCCCGTACTGCCAGCAGCTCAACACCGCGATCGCCGCCCGCTACGTGGAACCGGAGGTGACGGTGTCGTGTGAACAGGCAGGCGACGGATGCACCTGGCGGGCGGAGTCGCCGGTACACCCGGGTCACGCCGACGATCCCGCCGAGCCGCCGCACCGGGGCCGGACCGGTGCCTGAACCACCGGCAGTGCGGTGCGGTCGGCAGCCGGCGACCTGCTGACGTCGAGCGTCATGCCGACCTGCCGACCCACCGCAACACACAGGTCGACCGCCGCGGTACGGGCCAGATCCTGATGCTCGTTCTGGGTGAAGCACGCCGACGCCACGTTTCTGTTGCGCAGCCGGAGATACCACGGGAACAACGAGCCCAGCGCCGGCTCGGTCAGCATCGTGCGCGAGTGCACGATCGTCCCCACCAGCAGGTTGCCGAACGGGCGCTGCCCGGCGTTCATGAAGCTCTTCAACCGCTCCTGGAAGATCTTCAGGACCGCAGGCACGTTCCCCGCGTACACCGGCATGGCGAGCAGCATCGCCTGCGCACCCTCGGCGAGCTTCACGACCTGCTCGAAGTCGTCGTCGAGAGTGCACCGACCCACCTCGGGATCCAGGCAGGTGTCCTCGCCCTCGCACATGGCGATGCGGTGGTCGATCAACCGGATGCGCTGGATCCGCGCGTCGCTCACCTCCTGGACGACGCCGGTGACCGCGGCTTCGAGCAGTGCGTCGGTCAGCGACGGGAGCCGCTTCTGGGTGCAGGACAAGGCGATGATCTTCACACCAGCGACCCCCTCAGGTCGGCGAGCGGATGGTGCGCGCCGCCGCACGCCGTGGCGAGCAGGTCGACGTACCCGGCCATCCAGCGGCGGGCGGTGCCGTCGGCGATCCGGTCCACCGGGTACTCCAGATAACCGTCGATCCCGTCCGGGCCGGGCACCAGGGCGATGATCAGCGCCGTCCGGCCGACCCCGGCCGGTACCTCGTGCACCTGGACGGTCAGGTCCGGCAGGTCGATCCGGGTGTCGAACGTGCTCTGGAAGGCGAAGCTCACCGTCATCCCGGCCGGTGCCGCGTCCCTGCCCGCCGTGGCCAGCTGCTGGTAAATCCAGGCCGTGGGCAGCAGGTTGTCGATGCCGGCGAACAGGCCGTCGGCGGCCTGACCGACCAGCTGCGCGAACGTCGCGGCGGCGCCCGTACGGATCCGCACCGGCAACGCCGTCGCCAGCACCGTGACGGTGTCCTCGTACGCCTGTGGCGACCGGTTGGCGTACGGCATCGACAGGGTGACGTCGGGCTGCCCGCTGAGCCGGGCGAACAGCAGTGCCAACGCCGCAGCGGTCACCGCGGTCACCGTGACGCCCCGGTCGCGGGCGAGCGTCTCGACGGCGGACCGTACCGGCCGGGGGATCTCGAACCGGCAGGTGGCGGCCTGCCCACTCGGCTGTCGCGGTGCGGGTCGGTCGAACGGCAGTTCCAGCGCCAGTGGTCCGTCGCCGAGGTGCTCCGCCCAGTAGGCGAGCCGTCGACGCCGGGTCGACTCGTCCCACTGACCCTGCTGCCAGCGCGCGTAGTCGGTGCACTGGGTGGCGGCGGGTGGGCCGAAGTCCGGCGAGCCGTGGTCGCGGGCGGTGCGGTACCCGACGGCCAGTTCACGCAGCAGCACGGTGACCGCCCGGCCGTCGCAGGCGACGTGATGCAGGACCAGGACCAGCCAGGACTCGCCCGGCGCGAGCCGGATCAGGGCGTACCGTACCGGTGCATCGTGCGCCGGCGTGAACGCCGTCGCCACCAGCTCCTGGCAGACCACCTCGGCCCGGCGCCGCGCCGCGTCCGGCGCCAGCGCGGTCAGCTCCACGATGGGCAGCGGGACCGACCGGTGGGCGAGGATCCGTTGGGTCCAGGCACCGCCGTCGCAGGCCAGCCGGGCGCGCAGAGCGTGGTGCCGGGCGACGAGGCCGTCGAGTGCGGCGTCGAGTGCGGCGACATCGAGTTCACCGACCAGTTCCATCCGCAGCCCGACGTTCCAGCTGGCGGGGTGCGCGCTGCGCGCGGCGACCTCCATCACCCGCTCCTGCTGGGCCGACAGCGGCGCCCGCGTCACCTCGCGTTCGTCGGCCGGTGCGGTCAGCCAGCGCAACAGTTCTCCTTTGTACGACCGCAGCGCAGCGACCAGCTCCGGACCCGACGCGGCGGCCGGAGCGTCGTAGTGCAGGACGTCGCCGGTGCCGGTGAGCCGCACGTCGTGCACGGCGAGGTGCTCCAGCAACTCGTCGAAGGTCACAGCGCGCCCCGTACCCGGTGGCCGGGTGCGTCGTCGACGGCGGCTCGTACGGGGCCCGGCGGCGCGGCCGTGACGGTGCCGCGCAGCCGGCCGACCATCGCGGCGATGGTCGGCGCGCGGAAGAACTCCAACGCCGGATAGTCCACCGCCGTGGCCTCGCGTACCCGGTTGAGCAGGCGCATCGCGTTGATCGAATGTCCGCCGAGGGCGAAGAAGGACACGTCGTGGTCGATGCGGCGCGGATCCTGGTCGAGTTCGGCGGCCCACAGTGCCCGCACCGTGTCGGCCAGCGTGGCACCGGTCGGTTCGTGCACGCCGGCCAGCGCGCCGGCCGGCGGGGCCGCC harbors:
- a CDS encoding NAD(P)H-dependent oxidoreductase, giving the protein MKIIALSCTQKRLPSLTDALLEAAVTGVVQEVSDARIQRIRLIDHRIAMCEGEDTCLDPEVGRCTLDDDFEQVVKLAEGAQAMLLAMPVYAGNVPAVLKIFQERLKSFMNAGQRPFGNLLVGTIVHSRTMLTEPALGSLFPWYLRLRNRNVASACFTQNEHQDLARTAAVDLCVAVGRQVGMTLDVSRSPAADRTALPVVQAPVRPRCGGSAGSSA
- a CDS encoding condensation domain-containing protein, which translates into the protein MTFDELLEHLAVHDVRLTGTGDVLHYDAPAAASGPELVAALRSYKGELLRWLTAPADEREVTRAPLSAQQERVMEVAARSAHPASWNVGLRMELVGELDVAALDAALDGLVARHHALRARLACDGGAWTQRILAHRSVPLPIVELTALAPDAARRRAEVVCQELVATAFTPAHDAPVRYALIRLAPGESWLVLVLHHVACDGRAVTVLLRELAVGYRTARDHGSPDFGPPAATQCTDYARWQQGQWDESTRRRRLAYWAEHLGDGPLALELPFDRPAPRQPSGQAATCRFEIPRPVRSAVETLARDRGVTVTAVTAAALALLFARLSGQPDVTLSMPYANRSPQAYEDTVTVLATALPVRIRTGAAATFAQLVGQAADGLFAGIDNLLPTAWIYQQLATAGRDAAPAGMTVSFAFQSTFDTRIDLPDLTVQVHEVPAGVGRTALIIALVPGPDGIDGYLEYPVDRIADGTARRWMAGYVDLLATACGGAHHPLADLRGSLV
- a CDS encoding carboxymuconolactone decarboxylase family protein, producing MNQPSARHERGEAMFHQVFGREPRPGSYPEFLQITVDHLFGEIWTRPHLSVEERELVALTAVTLARTDWELRGHIGAALHLGMTREKIVEVIIQLAYYGGWPVANNGLRVAQEVFAELDGATDGEDRP